The following proteins are co-located in the Flavobacterium sp. CECT 9288 genome:
- a CDS encoding L-serine ammonia-lyase: MEECISVFDMLKIGVGPSSSHTLGPWRAAERFLEELRTENLLSAVTRVQIDLYGSLSLTGRGHATDLAVMLGLSGQDPEYIPVENIDSIIKSIENKNEINLGNEKNIPFYFLQDIVFNKNFLPFHANGLTFTAFLTNDSNYTATFYSIGGGFVVKEERTNAKKKTQVKCAFPYPIDKASELLEICTKEKKSISEIVFENEKSMRTEEVIDHELMRIWKTMLECMHIGCHSEGILPGGLNVRRRAFDMHQNLIGLANYDSPQSWLEEIRKTEVKFRQILKWVSCFALAVNEVNAALGRVVTAPTNGSSGVIPAVLMYYLVIENHNAGNKEIKQFLMVAGEIGSIFKKGSTISAAMGGCQAEIGVSSAMAAAALCEVMGGTPEQVLMAAEIAMEHHLGLTCDPIGGLVQIPCIERNTMGAIKAINAAELALETDPKNAKVPLDKVVDTMWETAKDMNNKYKETSEGGLAIAVNMADC, encoded by the coding sequence ATGGAAGAATGTATCTCTGTTTTTGACATGCTAAAGATTGGTGTTGGTCCTTCAAGTTCTCATACATTAGGGCCTTGGAGAGCAGCTGAACGCTTTTTAGAAGAACTAAGAACTGAAAATTTACTCTCAGCTGTGACTCGTGTACAAATTGATTTATACGGTTCACTTTCCTTAACGGGAAGAGGCCATGCAACAGATCTAGCAGTCATGCTAGGATTAAGTGGCCAAGATCCAGAATACATTCCCGTTGAAAATATCGATAGCATCATTAAATCCATCGAAAATAAAAACGAAATCAATTTAGGGAACGAAAAAAACATTCCTTTCTATTTTTTACAAGACATTGTTTTCAATAAAAACTTCCTTCCCTTTCATGCAAATGGGTTGACCTTTACCGCATTTCTTACTAACGATTCAAATTACACAGCAACATTTTATTCCATAGGTGGTGGTTTTGTTGTAAAAGAAGAACGTACCAATGCTAAAAAGAAAACACAGGTAAAATGTGCTTTTCCCTATCCAATTGATAAGGCATCTGAATTGCTAGAAATTTGTACCAAGGAAAAAAAATCAATCTCAGAAATAGTATTTGAGAATGAGAAATCAATGCGTACTGAGGAGGTAATTGATCATGAACTCATGCGTATTTGGAAAACCATGCTAGAATGCATGCACATCGGTTGCCACTCTGAGGGAATTCTACCAGGCGGACTCAATGTACGCAGACGCGCCTTTGATATGCATCAAAATTTAATTGGATTGGCAAATTATGATTCGCCACAATCTTGGTTAGAAGAAATCAGAAAAACGGAGGTGAAATTTCGACAAATTTTAAAATGGGTTTCTTGTTTTGCACTGGCCGTAAATGAAGTCAATGCAGCTTTAGGTCGCGTAGTTACTGCCCCTACAAATGGTAGTTCTGGAGTAATTCCAGCAGTTTTAATGTACTATTTAGTAATAGAAAATCATAACGCAGGTAATAAAGAAATCAAACAATTCTTGATGGTGGCTGGCGAAATAGGCAGTATTTTCAAGAAAGGTTCCACAATATCAGCTGCTATGGGTGGCTGTCAAGCAGAAATAGGAGTATCATCAGCTATGGCAGCGGCGGCACTTTGTGAAGTAATGGGTGGCACACCTGAACAAGTACTTATGGCTGCCGAAATTGCAATGGAACATCACTTAGGTTTAACTTGTGACCCAATAGGAGGCTTGGTTCAAATTCCGTGTATTGAGCGCAATACTATGGGAGCCATAAAAGCCATTAATGCTGCTGAACTAGCTCTTGAAACTGATCCAAAGAATGCAAAAGTTCCATTGGATAAAGTAGTTGACACGATGTGGGAAACTGCCAAGGACATGAATAATAAATACAAAGAAACATCTGAAGGTGGACTTGCCATTGCAGTAAACATGGCCGATTGTTAA
- a CDS encoding four helix bundle protein has protein sequence MHRFKDLEIWKKSRFFCSKIYTVTSSFPNEEKFGLTKSNLSKNLII, from the coding sequence ATGCATCGATTTAAGGATTTAGAAATTTGGAAAAAAAGTAGATTTTTTTGTTCAAAAATTTACACAGTGACTTCCTCTTTTCCTAACGAAGAAAAATTTGGACTAACAAAGTCCAACTTGTCTAAAAATCTAATAATCTAA
- a CDS encoding 3-methyl-2-oxobutanoate hydroxymethyltransferase, whose amino-acid sequence MRTIIVLLFLTVSNCIQAQNKEAQNAIEKFFLAFHAKDTMTLKSLCDKKMILQTISEKEGSAKLENSDPDAFFIAIANIPKGTVFHEKILSYSVQIEGSLAHVWTPYEFYSNGKLSHKGVNSFTLFKDQIAVTSNWKIIHLIDTRRK is encoded by the coding sequence ATGAGAACTATTATTGTATTATTATTTCTAACTGTAAGTAACTGTATTCAAGCACAAAATAAGGAAGCGCAAAATGCAATTGAAAAATTTTTCTTGGCTTTTCATGCCAAAGATACGATGACGTTAAAATCTCTTTGTGATAAAAAAATGATTTTACAAACCATTTCAGAGAAAGAAGGAAGTGCTAAATTAGAGAATAGCGATCCAGATGCGTTTTTTATAGCAATAGCCAATATTCCAAAAGGAACTGTATTTCATGAAAAAATATTGTCTTATTCAGTTCAAATAGAAGGAAGTTTAGCACACGTATGGACACCTTATGAATTTTACAGTAACGGTAAACTGAGTCACAAAGGAGTTAATTCATTCACTTTGTTTAAAGATCAGATTGCAGTAACTTCAAATTGGAAAATCATTCATTTAATTGATACTCGCCGAAAATAA
- a CDS encoding BamA/TamA family outer membrane protein, which translates to MKSKGVFNLIILFFLLQSCSNTRFLPEGELLYTGADVTIEKNDSTKKSRKELKNNLEALVRPKPNKSLLGLKPKLYIYNLAGTPKKEKGLRYWLKNKVGEPPVLYSQVDLEYNKSVLQNYIENNGYFNGKSRADSTRVDKKASATYTVTTGKQYTINEVKFPIDSSKIGIEIRNTQRRSLLKKGDPYSLEQIKEERNRIDARLKEKGFFYFNPDNIIVQVDSTVAKNKVDLIVKVKSDASKLATTPYKINKIVVFSNYTLDTENKALKIDTIKKQNGLAIIDPENLFKPRIFDRALYFKKEDLYNRTNHNLSLNRLVNLGVFKFVKNQFKVSDTIGNYLDAYYYLTPLPRKSIQLELLGKTNSANYTGTELNLNWSNRNTFRGAELLTISAFGGVEVQVSGQNNGFNVYRFGTEANLIWPRIIAPFKFKSPSGFVPKTKATIGYEFQNRTKLYSLQTFKASFGYLWKENERKEHQLNVSEITYASPQNVTELYLEKIAENPSLNKVIEKQLIFGPTYSYTYTNTTQKRRKNTFYYKGTVDLAGNIAGLATGANAKKEDPITVFDVPFSQFIKIENDFRHYYKFSENSQLATRIIAGAGIAYGNSREMPFIKQFFIGGTNSLRAFRARSVGPGSFKNENQNINSFLPDQSGDIKLEFNTEYRAQIYGLVKGALFIDAGNIWLLRENTEKPGAKFSNKFMSEMAVGAGAGLRFDLSFLVLRTDLAFPLRKPNLPSENRWVIDQINFSSGPWRKENLIFNLAIGYPF; encoded by the coding sequence ATGAAAAGCAAAGGTGTTTTTAACTTAATAATTTTATTTTTTTTACTTCAATCGTGCAGTAACACTCGCTTTTTACCCGAAGGTGAATTGTTGTATACAGGTGCCGATGTTACTATTGAAAAAAATGACAGTACTAAGAAATCCAGAAAAGAACTCAAAAACAATTTAGAAGCACTAGTAAGACCCAAGCCCAATAAATCTTTATTAGGATTAAAACCAAAATTATACATTTATAACCTTGCTGGAACTCCAAAAAAAGAAAAAGGCTTGAGATACTGGCTTAAAAATAAAGTGGGAGAACCGCCTGTATTATATAGCCAAGTTGATTTAGAGTATAACAAAAGTGTCTTGCAAAACTACATTGAAAATAATGGATACTTTAACGGAAAAAGCAGAGCCGATTCAACACGTGTTGATAAAAAAGCTAGCGCTACATACACGGTAACTACAGGAAAACAGTATACAATTAATGAAGTTAAGTTCCCAATAGACTCCTCAAAAATAGGAATTGAAATACGCAATACGCAACGACGATCCTTATTAAAAAAAGGAGATCCATACAGTTTAGAACAAATAAAAGAGGAACGAAATAGGATTGATGCTAGATTAAAAGAAAAAGGTTTTTTTTACTTTAATCCTGATAATATTATTGTTCAAGTAGACTCAACTGTTGCAAAAAATAAAGTAGACCTTATTGTTAAAGTCAAGTCTGATGCATCTAAACTTGCAACAACACCCTACAAAATAAATAAAATAGTAGTGTTTTCTAATTATACTCTTGATACTGAAAACAAAGCCCTAAAAATTGATACCATTAAAAAACAAAATGGACTCGCTATTATTGATCCCGAAAATTTATTTAAACCCCGCATTTTTGATAGGGCTTTGTATTTTAAAAAAGAGGATTTATACAACCGTACCAATCATAATCTATCCTTAAACAGACTTGTTAATCTTGGCGTTTTTAAATTTGTAAAAAATCAATTCAAAGTTTCGGATACTATAGGAAATTATCTTGATGCTTATTATTATCTAACACCTTTACCTAGAAAATCTATTCAATTAGAGCTTTTGGGTAAAACCAATTCAGCTAATTATACTGGGACAGAATTAAACCTAAACTGGAGTAATCGCAACACTTTTAGAGGTGCTGAGTTGCTAACTATTTCAGCATTTGGTGGTGTTGAAGTACAAGTTTCTGGACAAAATAATGGCTTTAATGTATATCGTTTTGGTACTGAAGCTAATTTAATTTGGCCAAGAATTATCGCTCCTTTTAAATTTAAGTCACCTTCAGGTTTTGTACCAAAAACGAAAGCCACAATAGGCTATGAGTTTCAAAATAGAACAAAACTATATTCTCTGCAAACCTTCAAAGCCTCTTTTGGATACCTTTGGAAAGAAAATGAAAGAAAAGAACACCAACTTAATGTTAGTGAAATAACATACGCGAGCCCTCAGAATGTTACCGAATTGTACTTAGAAAAAATTGCAGAAAATCCATCTTTAAATAAAGTAATCGAAAAACAATTGATTTTTGGTCCTACCTATTCTTATACGTATACCAATACTACTCAAAAACGTAGAAAAAATACGTTCTACTATAAAGGTACCGTTGATTTAGCTGGAAATATTGCAGGATTAGCCACAGGTGCAAATGCAAAAAAAGAAGACCCAATTACCGTATTTGATGTTCCTTTTAGTCAATTTATAAAAATAGAAAATGACTTTAGGCATTATTATAAATTTTCAGAAAATTCCCAATTGGCAACCAGAATCATTGCGGGCGCAGGTATTGCATACGGAAATTCAAGAGAAATGCCTTTTATTAAACAATTCTTCATTGGCGGAACCAATAGTTTACGTGCTTTTAGAGCTCGATCTGTAGGACCAGGAAGTTTTAAAAATGAAAACCAAAATATAAATTCTTTTTTACCCGATCAATCAGGTGACATTAAGCTCGAGTTCAATACAGAATATCGCGCACAAATTTATGGACTCGTAAAGGGAGCTTTGTTTATTGATGCAGGAAACATTTGGTTATTACGTGAAAATACAGAAAAACCAGGCGCTAAATTTTCGAATAAATTTATGAGTGAAATGGCCGTTGGAGCGGGTGCCGGATTACGCTTCGATTTGTCTTTTTTAGTATTGCGTACGGATCTTGCTTTTCCTTTACGAAAACCAAATTTACCCTCAGAGAACCGTTGGGTTATAGACCAAATCAATTTTAGTAGTGGTCCTTGGAGAAAAGAAAATTTAATTTTCAACTTAGCTATTGGTTATCCATTTTAA
- a CDS encoding fumarylacetoacetate hydrolase family protein: protein MKLASIDNKTRDGQLVVVNKDLTKAVTVPEIAATMQDAIDNWKETETKLESVYNDLNLDKLPNAFHFSSVRVLAPIPRAYHWADGSAYVTHVELVRKARNSELPESFWTDPLMYMGASDAFIGANDDIEIENEDWGIDFESEVAVITDDVPAGTNSEDALKHIKLITIINDVSLRNLIPNELSKQFGFYQSKPWTSFAPVVVTPNELADSWKNGKLHLPLHSTLNGNLIGSPNAGIDMTFDFGQLVAHASKTRSLMAGTIIGSGTVANQGSLDGSSCLAEVRCLEIIKDGKASTPFMSFGDRIEIEMKDNDGKSIFGKINQIIKEYKK from the coding sequence ATGAAATTAGCTTCAATTGACAATAAAACCAGAGATGGACAATTAGTTGTTGTAAATAAAGATTTAACAAAAGCAGTTACAGTACCAGAAATTGCAGCAACAATGCAAGACGCAATTGATAACTGGAAAGAAACAGAAACTAAATTAGAAAGTGTTTATAATGACTTAAACTTAGATAAGTTGCCTAATGCTTTTCACTTTTCTTCTGTTAGAGTCTTAGCGCCAATTCCTCGAGCGTATCATTGGGCTGACGGGAGTGCTTATGTCACTCACGTAGAACTAGTCCGAAAGGCTAGAAATTCTGAATTACCAGAATCTTTTTGGACAGATCCTTTAATGTATATGGGAGCTTCTGACGCATTTATTGGAGCGAATGATGATATTGAAATCGAAAATGAAGATTGGGGTATTGACTTTGAATCCGAAGTAGCTGTTATTACAGATGATGTTCCTGCAGGAACTAATTCAGAAGATGCTTTAAAACATATTAAGTTAATCACCATTATAAACGATGTATCCTTACGTAATTTAATACCAAATGAGCTTTCCAAACAATTTGGGTTCTATCAATCTAAACCTTGGACATCATTTGCTCCTGTGGTTGTAACTCCAAATGAACTTGCTGACAGCTGGAAAAATGGAAAACTTCATTTGCCACTACATTCAACCTTAAATGGAAATCTTATTGGTTCGCCAAATGCTGGGATTGATATGACTTTTGACTTTGGTCAATTAGTTGCACATGCTTCTAAAACTCGTTCATTAATGGCTGGAACAATTATTGGCTCAGGAACAGTTGCAAATCAAGGAAGTCTCGATGGTTCTAGCTGTCTAGCAGAGGTTAGATGTTTAGAAATAATAAAGGATGGAAAAGCCTCTACTCCATTTATGAGTTTTGGGGACAGAATAGAAATTGAAATGAAAGATAATGATGGGAAGTCAATTTTTGGTAAAATAAATCAAATTATAAAAGAGTATAAAAAATAA
- the panB gene encoding 3-methyl-2-oxobutanoate hydroxymethyltransferase, with product MSVAKKDYKRITTKSLIEMKANGEKISMLTAYDFTMAKIVDTAGIDVILVGDSASNVMAGHETTLPITLDQMIYHASSVVRAIERALVVVDLPFGSYQSDPKEALRSAIRIMKESGGHAVKLEGGKEIKDSIKKILNAGIPVMGHLGLTPQSIYKFGTYTVRAKEEEEADKLIEDAQLLEKLGCFALVLEKIPAHLAEKVAQSISIPVIGIGAGGGVDGQVLVIHDMLGMNNEFSPRFLRRYMDLYQEMTAAIGQYVADVKSSDFPNANEQY from the coding sequence ATGTCTGTAGCTAAAAAAGATTATAAAAGAATTACAACTAAATCGTTGATTGAAATGAAAGCCAATGGCGAAAAAATTTCAATGCTAACAGCTTATGATTTTACAATGGCAAAAATTGTAGATACAGCAGGAATTGATGTGATTCTTGTAGGTGATTCGGCATCAAATGTAATGGCGGGTCATGAAACTACATTGCCAATTACACTTGACCAAATGATTTATCATGCTTCATCTGTAGTGCGCGCCATAGAAAGAGCACTTGTTGTGGTTGATTTACCTTTTGGAAGTTATCAATCAGATCCAAAAGAAGCCTTACGATCTGCTATTAGAATCATGAAAGAAAGCGGCGGTCATGCCGTAAAACTTGAAGGTGGTAAAGAAATAAAAGACTCCATAAAAAAAATATTGAATGCTGGAATTCCGGTTATGGGACATTTAGGTCTTACGCCGCAATCCATCTATAAATTTGGTACATATACCGTTCGTGCTAAAGAAGAAGAGGAAGCGGATAAACTAATTGAGGATGCTCAATTACTTGAAAAATTAGGCTGTTTTGCATTAGTTCTTGAAAAAATACCTGCCCATTTAGCCGAAAAAGTAGCGCAAAGCATTTCTATTCCAGTTATCGGTATTGGTGCGGGCGGTGGTGTAGACGGCCAAGTACTTGTAATTCATGACATGCTAGGAATGAATAATGAATTTAGTCCACGTTTTTTAAGACGCTATATGGATTTATACCAAGAAATGACAGCTGCTATAGGACAATATGTTGCCGATGTAAAGTCAAGTGATTTTCCTAATGCAAACGAACAATATTAA
- a CDS encoding RluA family pseudouridine synthase, with the protein MKIVSDKNNLQILHEDNHLIVVNKRVGDIVQGDKTGDKPLSDVVKEYIKDKYNKPGEVFLGVVHRLDRPTTGIVVFARTSKALTRMNELFSNRETQKTYWCVVKNKPLHDTDKLVHYLKRNEKNNSSKAHLKEVPDSKLASLDYKIIKELNNYYALEINLHTGRHHQIRAQLAAINTPIKGDLKYGFDRSNPDGGIHLHARKLVFTHPVSKEVTTIIAPTPDDVIWNAI; encoded by the coding sequence ATGAAAATAGTTTCTGATAAAAATAACTTACAAATTCTACACGAAGACAACCACTTAATTGTGGTGAACAAACGTGTAGGCGATATTGTGCAAGGCGATAAAACGGGTGACAAACCTTTGTCTGATGTGGTTAAAGAATACATCAAAGACAAGTACAACAAACCAGGAGAAGTCTTTCTTGGAGTGGTACATAGACTTGACAGACCTACAACTGGGATTGTAGTTTTTGCAAGAACCAGCAAAGCATTGACTAGAATGAACGAGCTTTTTAGCAATAGAGAGACTCAAAAAACCTATTGGTGTGTGGTTAAAAACAAACCCTTACATGATACGGATAAACTCGTGCACTATCTTAAAAGAAACGAAAAAAACAACAGCTCAAAAGCACATTTAAAAGAAGTTCCTGACAGCAAATTAGCTAGTTTAGATTATAAAATCATCAAGGAACTCAATAATTATTATGCTCTAGAAATAAATCTTCATACTGGCAGACACCACCAAATTAGAGCGCAACTCGCTGCCATAAATACGCCCATAAAAGGAGATTTAAAATATGGTTTTGACAGAAGCAATCCAGACGGTGGAATTCATTTGCACGCCCGAAAATTAGTATTCACCCACCCAGTCTCTAAAGAAGTAACTACTATTATTGCTCCCACACCAGATGATGTTATATGGAATGCTATTTAA
- a CDS encoding M14 family metallopeptidase — protein MKKIIFSVLFSAAMVLQAYAQIQSPEQFLPNYGKQISQYHQVENYFKQLTDNSSAIVKHKYGVTAEQRDLNVYYISTPENLANLEEIRTNNLASIGLSPKKNQTVGDKVIVWLSFNVHGNEFAGTESAMTVAYELLNPSNTTTKKWLENTIVILDPCINPDGYSRYGNWLREISGKKTHPELSDREHMEDWPGGRFNHYLFDLNRDWAWQTQLESQQRIALYHQWMPQVHTDVHEMGYDSPYFFPPSAEPLHEFIEKYQRDFHQTLGQNISKKFDAQNWMYNTGERFDLFYPSYGDTYPTYNGAVGMTLEQGGIGAGRAVQMSNGSILTIRDRVAHHATAVLTVVESASNKAEELLKGFRGFMNNSRKTVKGAYKTYVMKSNPKLVQMTDLLSKNKIEFSFAAASAKTSGYNYSTKKETSFTIEPNDLIVKVDQPKAVLTQILFEPNQKLNDSLSYDITAWALPLAYGVQGYAVKNEIAISTKTSVETPVREVSKNVYAFHIPWNNRVSAQVLSVLHQNNIKVRTAAKEAIFGAVTVAPGGLIVTKTDNPQIQNFEQTISNLIKDKSDFNTISTGFSSNARDVGGENFSLLKAPKVVLFSGKGVSPTEFGATWYYMQETLGYPVSVVETNNFNRLNLASYNTLILADGYYDFTEAQQKKISEWINNGGKVIAMNNAISLFDGKEGYALTPFATEEEKLLAEKEADEDVLLERTLDYQNTERRFISKAIPGAIIENKLDQSHPLSFGLGERYFSLKTDDKRYSLLKNASNVIYVPTDYKSYGFVGNKIKKKLNNTVSFAVESKGAGSVIYMIDNPLFRGFWENGILLFSNALFLVD, from the coding sequence ATGAAAAAAATCATTTTTTCAGTTTTGTTCAGTGCAGCAATGGTTCTGCAAGCGTATGCTCAAATTCAATCTCCTGAGCAATTTTTACCTAACTATGGCAAGCAAATTTCGCAGTACCATCAAGTTGAAAACTATTTTAAACAGCTTACTGATAATTCTTCTGCCATTGTAAAACATAAATACGGAGTAACGGCTGAGCAAAGAGATTTAAATGTGTACTATATTTCAACCCCAGAAAACTTGGCAAATCTTGAAGAAATCAGAACTAATAATCTGGCATCAATTGGGCTTTCGCCAAAGAAAAATCAAACTGTAGGTGATAAAGTCATTGTCTGGTTGAGTTTTAATGTTCATGGCAATGAATTTGCTGGAACAGAAAGTGCGATGACTGTTGCTTATGAATTGCTAAATCCTTCTAATACAACAACCAAAAAATGGTTAGAGAATACCATTGTAATTTTAGACCCGTGTATTAATCCCGATGGATATTCTCGATACGGGAATTGGTTAAGAGAAATTTCCGGAAAGAAAACACATCCGGAACTATCTGATAGAGAACACATGGAGGATTGGCCAGGCGGAAGATTCAATCATTATCTTTTTGATTTAAATAGAGATTGGGCTTGGCAAACTCAGCTGGAATCACAACAACGCATTGCTTTGTACCACCAGTGGATGCCTCAAGTGCATACTGATGTGCATGAAATGGGGTATGACTCTCCTTATTTTTTCCCTCCATCTGCTGAGCCTTTGCATGAATTTATTGAAAAATATCAGCGGGATTTTCACCAAACTTTAGGTCAAAATATTTCTAAAAAATTTGATGCGCAAAACTGGATGTACAACACCGGAGAACGTTTTGACTTGTTTTACCCAAGTTACGGCGATACTTATCCTACGTACAACGGAGCTGTGGGTATGACGCTAGAACAAGGCGGAATAGGAGCTGGGCGCGCGGTACAAATGAGTAATGGATCTATATTGACCATTAGAGATAGAGTAGCGCATCATGCAACTGCGGTTTTAACAGTAGTCGAGTCGGCTTCTAATAAAGCAGAGGAATTACTAAAGGGTTTTCGTGGATTTATGAACAATTCCAGAAAAACAGTTAAGGGAGCTTACAAAACCTATGTTATGAAAAGCAATCCAAAATTAGTTCAAATGACTGATTTACTTTCAAAAAACAAAATTGAGTTTAGTTTTGCTGCAGCAAGTGCAAAAACATCAGGTTACAATTATTCCACAAAGAAGGAAACCAGTTTTACAATAGAACCTAATGATTTAATTGTTAAAGTGGATCAACCAAAGGCGGTATTGACACAAATTCTTTTTGAACCCAATCAAAAACTAAATGATAGTTTATCCTATGATATAACGGCTTGGGCTTTGCCACTCGCTTATGGTGTTCAGGGTTATGCTGTAAAAAATGAGATTGCCATTTCAACGAAGACATCTGTAGAAACTCCAGTTCGTGAAGTTTCAAAAAATGTATATGCTTTTCATATTCCGTGGAATAACAGAGTTTCAGCGCAAGTTTTATCAGTTTTACATCAAAATAATATTAAAGTTAGGACAGCTGCAAAAGAAGCCATTTTTGGCGCTGTTACTGTAGCTCCAGGAGGATTAATAGTGACCAAAACGGACAATCCTCAAATTCAAAATTTTGAACAAACCATTTCTAATTTAATCAAAGACAAATCTGATTTTAATACTATTTCAACGGGTTTTTCATCGAATGCTAGAGATGTTGGTGGTGAAAATTTTAGTCTTTTAAAAGCTCCGAAAGTGGTATTATTTTCTGGAAAAGGAGTGAGTCCTACAGAGTTTGGAGCCACTTGGTATTATATGCAAGAGACACTGGGCTATCCGGTAAGCGTAGTTGAAACCAATAATTTTAACAGATTGAATTTAGCTTCATATAACACACTGATTTTAGCAGATGGATATTATGATTTTACTGAGGCACAGCAGAAAAAAATATCAGAATGGATTAACAATGGCGGAAAAGTGATTGCCATGAATAATGCTATTTCCCTTTTTGATGGAAAAGAAGGTTACGCTTTGACACCATTTGCAACAGAAGAAGAAAAACTTTTAGCAGAAAAAGAGGCTGATGAAGATGTTTTATTAGAACGAACACTTGATTATCAAAATACAGAGCGTAGGTTTATTTCTAAAGCAATTCCAGGAGCAATTATTGAGAATAAATTAGATCAATCACATCCTTTAAGTTTTGGTCTTGGGGAACGTTATTTTAGTTTAAAAACAGATGACAAACGCTATTCATTATTAAAAAATGCATCTAATGTAATATATGTTCCTACTGATTACAAAAGTTACGGATTTGTAGGTAATAAAATCAAGAAAAAACTAAATAATACTGTAAGTTTTGCAGTAGAATCAAAAGGGGCTGGTTCCGTTATATACATGATTGACAATCCCTTGTTTAGAGGTTTCTGGGAAAATGGAATCCTCTTATTTAGTAATGCACTATTTCTTGTGGATTAA
- a CDS encoding LPXTG cell wall anchor domain-containing protein, with product MKINWILLIGLAIAILVLIYFLIRKNNKDKEDYTNFLNQDFKKQDEQESDLNDESY from the coding sequence ATGAAAATCAATTGGATACTACTTATTGGATTAGCTATAGCGATTCTAGTTTTAATTTATTTTTTGATAAGAAAAAACAATAAAGACAAAGAAGACTATACTAATTTCTTAAACCAAGATTTTAAAAAACAAGATGAACAAGAATCCGACTTAAACGATGAAAGTTACTAA